The following proteins are encoded in a genomic region of Vicugna pacos chromosome 16, VicPac4, whole genome shotgun sequence:
- the TMEM92 gene encoding transmembrane protein 92 isoform X2, which yields MVELVRFAIPTRSDKTLLVWELSSEPRTEALQAAAACGLLFTCPKGFKCCGNSCCQEYQPEVYELFSGPLRTSVIVILIILPLLCICDLAKRFCRKCRKLEQDPPMDHEGTPERPSVAPPERVRESISEPPPPYNEVILKPILGLPPTEPPPPYSFNPEEYARVHRGIDNPAF from the exons ATGGTGGAGTTGGTTCGTTTCGCGATTCCCACCAGGAGTGACAAAACCTTGCTGGTGTGGGAGCTGAGCTCCGAACCCAGGACCGAGGCCTTGCAG GCTGCAGCCGCATGTGGTCTCTTATT CACCTGCCCTAAAGGATTCAAATGCTGTGGTAACAGCTGCTGCCAAGAGTACCAGCCAGAGGTGTATGAGCTCTTCTCCGGCCCCTTGAG AACCTCTGTCATCGTCATCCTGATCATCTTGCCACTCTTGTGCATCTGTGACCTGGCTAAGCGCTTCTGTCGCAAATGCAGAAAGCTGGAGCAGGACCCCCCGATGGATCACGAGGGGACACCGGAACGGCCTTCCGTCGCTCCCCCCGAGAGGGTCAGGGAATCCATTTCTGAGCCCCCACCTCCCTACAATGAG gtgattctgaagcCCATACTGGGCCTGCCTCCCACGGAGCCACCCCCTCCCTACAGCTTCAATCCTGAAGAATATGCCAGGGTGCACAGAGGCATCGACAACCCAGCCTTCTGA
- the TMEM92 gene encoding transmembrane protein 92 isoform X1 yields MSNTWVPGLVPYLLFGLLAGFQQAAAACGLLFTCPKGFKCCGNSCCQEYQPEVYELFSGPLRTSVIVILIILPLLCICDLAKRFCRKCRKLEQDPPMDHEGTPERPSVAPPERVRESISEPPPPYNEVILKPILGLPPTEPPPPYSFNPEEYARVHRGIDNPAF; encoded by the exons ATGTCTAACACCTGGGTCCCCGGCCTCGTACCCTACTTGCTGTTCGGCCTGCTGGCCGGCTTCCAACAG GCTGCAGCCGCATGTGGTCTCTTATT CACCTGCCCTAAAGGATTCAAATGCTGTGGTAACAGCTGCTGCCAAGAGTACCAGCCAGAGGTGTATGAGCTCTTCTCCGGCCCCTTGAG AACCTCTGTCATCGTCATCCTGATCATCTTGCCACTCTTGTGCATCTGTGACCTGGCTAAGCGCTTCTGTCGCAAATGCAGAAAGCTGGAGCAGGACCCCCCGATGGATCACGAGGGGACACCGGAACGGCCTTCCGTCGCTCCCCCCGAGAGGGTCAGGGAATCCATTTCTGAGCCCCCACCTCCCTACAATGAG gtgattctgaagcCCATACTGGGCCTGCCTCCCACGGAGCCACCCCCTCCCTACAGCTTCAATCCTGAAGAATATGCCAGGGTGCACAGAGGCATCGACAACCCAGCCTTCTGA